From Chryseobacterium tructae, one genomic window encodes:
- a CDS encoding T9SS type B sorting domain-containing protein — MGCTGTAKITLAFYPDTVVKEATIQSCFIENNILNAEFNLTAANVTPLTTGITKRYYTTVANAINDTNEIINPYQYISTSTAVYAKITDTNGCFAVAKINLIVLPPVKSSILIDKTICIEDKTNLDAGPGFDEYLWSTGDTTPSIKDVSVGTYWVKLKTGNCVTTQTVYVKPSPNPVISSIDIQNNTITVNVVGGRSPYQYSLNGVNWQTSNTFTGLTRGEVKVFVKDFYNCTPMGVQITVPNLINAITPNGDNKNDFIDYTALAYKKNLVFTVYDRYGNKLYEASKIRNYTWDGRAYGKKIPTATYWYTISWNENDKNNTETKYSGWVLVKNQE, encoded by the coding sequence TTGGGATGTACTGGTACTGCAAAGATTACTCTTGCCTTTTATCCTGATACTGTAGTAAAAGAAGCCACCATTCAATCTTGTTTTATTGAAAACAACATACTCAATGCTGAATTTAATTTAACAGCAGCTAATGTAACACCACTTACCACCGGTATCACTAAAAGATATTACACCACAGTTGCCAATGCTATTAATGATACCAACGAGATCATCAATCCTTATCAATATATTTCAACAAGCACTGCCGTTTATGCAAAAATAACAGACACTAACGGCTGTTTTGCTGTCGCCAAGATCAATCTTATAGTACTTCCTCCTGTTAAATCATCAATTCTCATAGATAAAACGATCTGTATAGAAGACAAAACCAACCTCGATGCAGGCCCTGGCTTTGATGAATACCTATGGAGTACAGGAGACACAACTCCCTCTATAAAAGATGTAAGCGTAGGTACTTATTGGGTTAAATTAAAAACAGGCAACTGCGTCACTACACAAACTGTATATGTAAAGCCCTCTCCTAATCCCGTCATCTCAAGTATTGATATTCAAAACAACACAATCACGGTAAATGTTGTAGGCGGAAGATCACCTTATCAATATTCCTTAAACGGAGTCAACTGGCAGACCTCAAATACTTTTACCGGACTAACCAGAGGAGAAGTAAAAGTTTTTGTTAAAGATTTTTACAACTGTACTCCTATGGGCGTTCAGATCACAGTCCCCAACCTCATCAATGCGATTACACCTAATGGAGATAATAAAAATGATTTCATTGATTATACCGCATTGGCTTACAAAAAAAACTTAGTCTTCACTGTATACGACAGATACGGAAACAAACTTTATGAAGCCAGCAAAATAAGAAACTATACGTGGGACGGAAGAGCTTATGGTAAAAAAATCCCTACGGCAACTTATTGGTACACGATCTCATGGAATGAAAATGATAAAAACAACACCGAAACGAAATACTCCGGCTGGGTATTGGTAAAGAACCAGGAATAA
- a CDS encoding NAD(P)H-dependent oxidoreductase — MNYLEALSRRYSVKKFNNQIIPQETLHNILESGKLSASSQGLQPYKIIIVESHEMKQKMIPAFYNPSQISTCSHLIVIVSKKVIEENYIRGYFKHISEVREIPLETLNPFKNSISQHINQKTQDEIFNWAEKQSYIVLANLMYAAAIENIDSCPMEGFRQDVIEEVLDINTEIEKVTVTLALGYRSEEDSFQHMKKVRKPNEKLFKFI, encoded by the coding sequence ATGAATTATTTGGAAGCTTTAAGCAGAAGGTATTCTGTGAAAAAATTTAATAATCAAATTATTCCTCAGGAAACTCTTCATAATATTCTTGAGTCAGGGAAGCTGTCTGCCAGTTCACAGGGGCTTCAGCCATACAAAATTATCATTGTTGAAAGTCACGAAATGAAACAGAAGATGATTCCCGCTTTTTACAATCCTTCTCAGATATCCACCTGTTCCCATCTGATTGTTATTGTTTCTAAGAAAGTCATTGAGGAAAACTACATCCGTGGTTACTTTAAACATATTTCAGAAGTAAGAGAAATTCCTCTTGAAACGCTGAATCCATTCAAAAACAGTATCAGCCAGCATATTAATCAAAAAACACAAGATGAAATTTTCAACTGGGCAGAAAAGCAGTCTTATATAGTATTGGCCAATCTCATGTATGCTGCTGCTATCGAAAATATAGACTCATGCCCAATGGAAGGCTTCAGACAGGATGTAATAGAAGAAGTTTTGGATATCAACACCGAAATAGAAAAAGTAACCGTTACCCTCGCTTTAGGTTACCGTTCTGAAGAAGACTCCTTTCAGCATATGAAAAAAGTAAGAAAACCAAACGAAAAATTGTTTAAATTTATTTAA
- a CDS encoding T9SS type B sorting domain-containing protein, with amino-acid sequence MKKNLLFILLGILLCLPEKTSSQTYQLTGNPVNTTGWDLVSDAIVSGDFIRLTTDQTSKYGAIKLSTPITLSYCDKWKVEFDFRIDGNGTTQFGRGDGFTFWYLANPPTGFVSGGGLGIPANASGLMVGFDIFNNTTEGQMSKIHVLYGTNNTAGNNIEYNNTPGSTFHSPDLNPTQPFVGATYKHVEVNGETDLSNPTSWIIKIKIDGVLIVDQSFAPSGNAVGMTQGYFGFSAATGGASARHSIQNAKVYVDKVPILNNTIKPFVCTNPTTGNGTVDLTSYNTQFVNNPGNYTFTYYVLGSATPIATPTSFQYTGNTTIKVVVKDPTSTLCDNGDGVIQLEPTPFAATDASLTECNNNNGGVGIFDLNTAAVTTLTGVTKEFYPSIYDLNASTNQIPNPSAYVSPPGTIYVRVITSQGCVSTAKITLNTHPPVTVYDVPIESCFIENNPLTASFNLTNAAVVPNPAGFTKKYYPSLTDALNGTNEINNPSGYIAPNGVAYVKVFNTTGCFSIAKLTLTVKAPVPSRVLKDKIICMESTTTLDAGPGFKSYEWSTGATTQSIKNVGIGTYWVKLKTGDCFTIQPVMVLPAENPVISSVDISRGTVTVNVNGGMPPYQYSTDKITWQDSNVFTDVTRGVAKIYVKDSYNCEPITINITVPNLINLITPNDDGINDMIDYSALAIKPNLEVNIYDRYGLQVFKADKTNGYKWDGTANGRKVPTGSYWYSISWNEDNRHNTPVNFAGWIIVKNRN; translated from the coding sequence ATGAAAAAAAATCTACTCTTTATTTTACTGGGCATTTTATTATGCCTCCCTGAAAAAACATCTTCACAGACCTATCAACTTACCGGAAATCCAGTAAATACAACAGGCTGGGATCTTGTTTCAGATGCTATTGTAAGCGGAGATTTCATTAGGCTTACCACAGATCAGACAAGCAAGTACGGAGCCATAAAGCTATCTACCCCCATCACTTTAAGCTATTGTGACAAGTGGAAAGTGGAATTTGATTTCAGAATTGACGGAAATGGAACCACACAGTTTGGCCGTGGAGATGGCTTTACATTTTGGTATCTTGCTAATCCTCCCACAGGATTTGTATCGGGCGGCGGCCTTGGTATCCCAGCTAATGCATCAGGGTTAATGGTAGGTTTTGATATATTCAACAACACTACAGAAGGCCAAATGAGTAAAATACATGTTTTGTATGGCACAAATAATACTGCCGGAAATAATATAGAATATAATAACACTCCAGGAAGTACGTTTCATTCTCCAGATTTAAACCCTACACAACCGTTTGTGGGTGCTACTTATAAACACGTGGAAGTAAACGGAGAAACCGACCTTTCCAATCCAACCAGCTGGATCATTAAAATTAAAATAGATGGTGTACTTATTGTTGATCAGTCATTTGCACCTTCCGGAAATGCTGTAGGAATGACACAGGGATATTTTGGTTTTTCTGCAGCAACAGGAGGCGCAAGCGCCCGACACTCCATTCAAAATGCTAAAGTATATGTAGATAAAGTCCCTATTTTAAATAATACAATCAAACCTTTTGTGTGTACCAATCCTACCACAGGAAACGGAACCGTAGATCTTACTTCCTACAATACACAATTTGTAAATAATCCCGGAAATTACACTTTCACTTATTACGTATTGGGAAGCGCTACCCCAATTGCTACTCCTACCAGCTTCCAGTACACTGGGAATACCACCATTAAAGTAGTGGTCAAAGATCCTACCTCAACACTTTGCGATAATGGAGATGGCGTGATACAACTGGAACCTACTCCGTTTGCTGCCACTGATGCAAGTCTTACCGAATGTAACAATAATAATGGTGGAGTTGGTATATTTGATCTCAATACAGCTGCGGTCACAACCTTAACAGGGGTCACTAAAGAATTCTATCCAAGTATATATGATCTGAATGCGAGTACCAATCAGATTCCTAATCCCTCAGCTTACGTCTCTCCTCCCGGGACAATATACGTAAGAGTAATCACATCACAAGGATGTGTTAGCACAGCCAAAATTACCCTAAACACCCATCCACCGGTAACCGTTTATGATGTCCCAATAGAATCATGTTTTATTGAGAACAATCCGTTGACAGCATCTTTTAATCTCACCAATGCCGCTGTTGTTCCAAATCCAGCAGGATTTACAAAAAAATATTACCCGTCTTTAACTGACGCTCTTAACGGAACCAATGAAATAAATAATCCTAGTGGATATATTGCTCCTAATGGTGTTGCATATGTAAAAGTTTTCAACACAACCGGATGTTTTTCAATTGCCAAGCTTACATTAACAGTAAAAGCTCCGGTACCATCCAGAGTTTTAAAAGATAAAATCATCTGTATGGAAAGCACAACAACCCTGGATGCCGGCCCAGGATTCAAAAGCTATGAATGGAGCACAGGAGCCACCACTCAATCCATTAAAAATGTAGGAATAGGAACATACTGGGTAAAACTAAAAACCGGAGATTGTTTCACCATACAGCCTGTTATGGTACTTCCCGCAGAGAACCCTGTTATCTCAAGTGTAGACATTTCCAGAGGAACAGTCACCGTAAACGTAAATGGTGGAATGCCTCCTTATCAATATTCAACAGATAAGATCACCTGGCAGGATTCCAATGTATTCACCGATGTCACACGAGGTGTTGCTAAAATATATGTAAAAGACAGTTACAACTGCGAACCTATTACAATCAATATCACAGTACCTAATCTTATTAATCTTATCACACCTAATGATGATGGCATCAATGATATGATAGATTATTCCGCACTCGCTATCAAGCCCAATCTGGAAGTGAATATTTACGACAGATATGGCTTACAGGTTTTTAAAGCTGACAAAACCAATGGATACAAATGGGATGGTACGGCCAACGGAAGAAAGGTTCCTACAGGAAGCTACTGGTATTCAATTTCGTGGAATGAAGATAACAGGCATAACACTCCAGTTAACTTTGCAGGTTGGATTATTGTTAAAAACAGAAATTAA